tcattttattttatttatttacttactattttataataccCCTTATTTACaagtgataaaaaaaaaaatttaattggCATACGCCTTGTGGAAAATATGTACCCccattttaaatttaaaagattttaaaatggaaaaacaaaaaataagtatagatattataatattgaatATATCAACTTATTACATGGTGTTGTTgctttttccatttttgaaaatgtaaaccttttttaaaatcaatttctttaaatttaaGACCATCCTAGcatattttccatataaaggattaaaaaaaaataaattatatccAGCTAGCtaaattgtataaataaaaaaaaatttttatggctagcatttatttttccattttgaacgaaaggaataaaaaataaattaatttaaaagtgtaattataaataaatatgtttatgttGAGTCGCATATACATTTGTGTAATAAGACATAcatattatgcataaaatataatgaatttcttttttttatactatttaaCAATacatgaattatttttaatatttttttttttttttaaatatatcattgtatgcatatatatgtatgtatatacattatatgcgaataatatgtacatacatatatgtgaGGAAATCTCACATTTTAacatcataaaaataataaaaaaaacataaaaaacaaataatatttctttacaaatgttatatatgcagaaaaataaatgactcataaaatttatgcaATGTGTAACAAGCTATGGCTTTATTGAAAGttacattatattttttttttttttttttttttttgacggaatataaatatgcacatttttgaaataagTGCCAAAATATGGCTTAACTGTGTTATTATTGGTAAGtagatttatataaaagagAACTAAACAGTGAGGCGGTGTCAATATATACACTattgtaatatatacagattgattatatattgttacTGCCCTATTTTGTTTTCCTTCTACAAGTGTTCCAAAACTAGTAGTGCAGCTTTCTTCTCAACATTTTCTCTCGTTTCTTTTTGTATTCATCATCATCACTGGAACCCTTGAGTTTTGACAAAGAATAAGGATAGgatttcattttgttattaatCTTTTTACCTAATTCATtccattgtttttttttacgaGCATATCTAAATTTgctcataaaaatttttaaatagtttATTGCTTGAAAGGCTAAAGATTGTGGATATAAAGATTGAGATAAATTATCGTTTAAATAGTTTATATGCTTAGCGGGTGCAGTTGTTAATAAGTTTGCTATATCTTTTTGTGACTTAGCTTTAAAAGAACATATAGATCGTATATCTCCAACTTTTCGTAAGTTCAAAAAGAATGGTATAATATCTAATAATTCAGTATCATTCATTTCTCCTtgccatttttttatttgaaaaaaattatctgGATATTTAAAACCTGAAGCATTTGAATCGTCtattaatatcatttttgaaatttcctttttaatatttactaaatttttaatatatacttttccATCCATTTCATAACAATCTTctctataaaattttttatcgaTATAATGATCAACAtccataatatttaaaaccGTGTCAGCATAGGATTTGATCGAAGTTgtgaatattattatttcatagTATGGATATaaaacagaaaaaaataaatctatATATGGTCttttacatacatat
This genomic interval from Plasmodium chabaudi chabaudi strain AS genome assembly, chromosome: 11 contains the following:
- a CDS encoding NLI interacting factor-like phosphatase, putative; its protein translation is MKRKRIERCIYYILNRLKIHLRIWIKLKNVVKYILGFFVIKRKFNVRTYRKRRTFPSMTLVLDLDETLIYCTKKKIYDYQKEVDVLINGKYISLYVCKRPYIDLFFSVLYPYYEIIIFTTSIKSYADTVLNIMDVDHYIDKKFYREDCYEMDGKVYIKNLVNIKKEISKMILIDDSNASGFKYPDNFFQIKKWQGEMNDTELLDIIPFFLNLRKVGDIRSICSFKAKSQKDIANLLTTAPAKHINYLNDNLSQSLYPQSLAFQAINYLKIFMSKFRYARKKKQWNELGKKINNKMKSYPYSLSKLKGSSDDDEYKKKREKMLRRKLHY